The genomic stretch TGCTGGCGGCCGACGTGGAGCCGGTCTTTCGCCGGCTCATCACCTCCTGAAGGGCCGCGTCCGCGGCCTCGGACCGTCCGATATGCGGTCGATTGACCTCGCAAGTCGAAGCGTGACATGATGTACATATGTACATGTCAACCGCAGCGGCGAGGCGGCGAAGCGAGTGCCGTCCGCGGCAGAGCACTCCATGAGCTGGACCATCGGGGTCGACATCGGCGGCACGTTCACCGACATCGTGGTCGTCGGCGATCGCGGTGAGCAGGTCCAGTGGAAGCAGGACAGCACGCCTCACCGATTGAGCGAGGCGATCGAGCTCGGCCTTGAGGCCGTCGCCGGCGAGCTCGGCGTCTCGCTGCGTGAGTTGCTCACCGGAACCACGTCGTTCGTCCACGGGTCGACCGTGGCCACGAACACGCTGATCGAGCGCAACGGCCCCCGCGTCGGACTGGTCTGCACCGCCGGCTTCCGCGATGCCCTGTACTTCCGCGACGGGTTCAAGCCCGATCGCTTCAACCTGGCGCTTCCGCGGCCCGACGACTTCGTGCCTCGGTATCTGCGCCTCGGCGTGCGCGAGCGGGTGCTGGCCGACGGATCGATCGAGCTGCCGCTCGACGAGAACAGCGTGGCGGAGGTGGCGCGGACGTTCGCGCACCACGGCGTCGAGAGCGTCGCGGTGGCGCTGCTGTGGTCGCACGTCGACCCGGCACACGAGCGACGTGTGCGCGAGGTTCTGGCCGAGCGGCTGCCCGGGATCCCGGTGATGCTCTCGTCGGAGATCCTGCCGGAGATCGGGGAGTGGACCCGCACGTCGGCGACGGTGCTGTCGGCGTACGCGTATCCGCGCACCGCGACGTACCTGGAGGAGCTCGCGTCGTGGCTCGCGGCGAACGGCCTGGACGGCTCGTTGCAGGTCATGCAGATCAACGGCGGCTGCGCCGAGGTCGCGCAGGCGCTGCGCGTCCCGGTGAACCTGGTGCACTCGGGCCCCGCCGCCGCGCCCGCCGCGTCGCGCCACATCGCCGCGCGAGCCGGGCTCGCGAACGCGCTGACGATCGACATGGGCGGCACGTCGTTCGAGGCGGGGATCATGCGCGACGGTGAGATCTCGCTGTCGCGCAGCGAGATGATCGCGTTCCAGCCGCTCGGGGTCGCCGGCGTGGAGATCCGCTCGATCGGGGCGGGCGGCGGCTCGATCGCCTGGGTCGACGACGGTGGTGCCTTGCGGGTCGGGCCGCAGTCGGCCGGGGCGTCGCCGGGACCGGCCGCCTACGACCAGGGCGGCGAAAGCCCGACGGTCACCGACGCCAACATCGTCCTCGGCTACCTCTCGACCGACGCGTTCCTCGGCGGCCGGCGGCGCCTGCGTGGCGACCTCGCGCGGGCCGCGATCGAGACGCACGTCGCCAGGCCGCTCGGCCTGGGCGATCCCGTCGTGGCGGCCGCGGGCGTCATCCGCGTGGTCGAGGAGAACATGGTGTCGGCGATCCGCGCCGTCACCGTCGAGCGCGGCATCGACCCGAGGAGCTTCGCCCTGATCTCCGGCGGCGGCGCCGGCTCGCTGCATGCGGCCCGGCTCGCGGCGGCGCTGGACATCCCGCGCGTCGTGATCCCCGCGCAGGCCGGGACGCTTTCGGCGTTCGGGATGACCGTGACCGACATGCGCCACGACCACACCGCTGCGCTCTTCGCCACCACGCGCGATCTCGACACGACCGCGGTCGGCGCGGTCCTCACGGACCTCGAGGAGCGGGCGCTGCAGGATCTGCGAGCCAGTGGGTTCGCGGACGAGGACGTCCGGTTGGAGCGCACGGTCGACGCCCGGTATGCGGGCCAGATTCACGAGCTCATCACGCCCGTGCCCGCCGGGCAGTTCGACGACGAGGCAGTGCGGGAGCTCGCCGAGAGCTTCCACGGCATGCATCGCGAGCGCTTCACGTACGCACTGGAGGCTGCGCCGATCGAGCTGCTGCACTGGCGGGTGAGCGGCATCGGCCGGCGCGCGCAGGGCGAGGCGGCTCCGCTGGCGATGACCGGCGGCGGGGACCCTGCCCCGGCCTCACGCGGAACCCGGCGGGCGTACCTGCTCGAGCAAGGCGAGTTCGCCGACGTTCCGGTCTACGCCAGCGAGGCGCTGGCGCCCGGGGCCGAGGTCGCCGGACCCGCGATCCTCGACGGCGCCACCACGACCATCCTCGTGCCCGCGGGCCACCGCCTCGTCGGAGACGGCGTCCAGACGTACGTGATGGAACGCGTCTGATGTCGCCGGCCGTCCGGACACCGCCCGACGTCTCACACTGGATGGCTCGGATCGACGCCGCGGAGCCGATCCGCCGGCGCCCGGCGTTGACGGGCGTCGTGCATGCGGATGTCTGCATCGTCGGCGCCGGCTACACCGGGCTGTGGGCGGCGTACGCGCTCAAGCAGGCGGCGCCTGATCTCGACGTCGTGATCGTCGAGGCCGAGTTCGCCGGCTATGGCGCGTCCGGTCGCAACGGGGGAGCGGCGGTCGCGCAGGTCAGCGGATCGCGCGAGTACTGGGCGCGGATCGGCGGTCGCGAGGGCGTCGTCGCCTTCGAACGCGCGCTGCGAGACGCGGTCGCCGAGATGGGGGCGGCGATCGCGCGCGAGGGGATCGACTGCGGGTTCGTCGAGCACGGCAGCCTGCACGTCGCGCGCACCACGCTGGAGCTCGCGCGCCAGCGCGCGGCGGTCGAGGCGGACCGCGCGTGGGGCGTCGGGCCCGAGCACACGCTTCTGCTCGACGCCGGCGAGGTGCGCGACCGGTTGGTCGTCGCCGGCGCCCTGGGGGCTCGGCTGAACCGGCGCTGCGCCACTCTCGATCCGGGGCGGCTGGTCCGCGGGCTCGCGGCGGCCGCCGAGCGTTCAGGGGCGAGGATCTTCGAGGGCTCGCGGGTCCGCACGATCGCGCCCGGCCGGGCCGCCACAGACGGGGGCGAGGTCCGGGCTCGGTTCGTCCTGCAGGCGACCGACGCCTACTCCGGAGGCCTCGCTCACAGCCGCCGAACGATCGTGCCGGTGCATACGTCGATGCTCGTGACCGAGCCGCTGAGCACGGAGCTGTGGGCGGAGCTGGGCTGGCAGGGCCGGGAGTCCGTCGCCTGCGAGCACCCGTTCGTCCACCTCCAGCGCACGACTGACGGGCGCATCACGATCGGCGGCGACGACAACCGGATCCCGTACCGGTTCGGGTCGCGACCACCGCGCGACGCGGCGGCGACCGATCGGGTGCGCCGCACCTACCACGAGGAGCTCCTGCGCGCCTTCCCGCAACTGCAGGGCGTGCGCGTCGAGCGCTCCTGGCAGGGCATCTTCGGCGCGTCGCGCGATTGGGCACCGAGCGTGTGGCTGGATCGCGCGACGGGCCTCGGGTGGGCCGGCGGATACGTCGGCGAGGGGGTCGCCGCGTCGAATCTCGCTGGTCGAACGCTGTCGGACCTGGTGCTCGACCGGCGCACAGACCTCGTCAGCCTGCCCTGGGTGCGGCCGTTCCCGCGGCGGCGGTGGGAGCCCGAGCCGCTGCGGACGATCGGCGCGGCCGGGATCTGGGCGATGCGGGCCATCGGCGAGCGGGCCGAGGGCCGCAGCGGCCGTCCGTCGCGGCTCGTCGAGGTGGGCAACCGGATCGCCGGCTTCACGGGCAACGCCGGCTGAAACGCAGATGGGAGAAACGCCATGACCACCATGCCATCGGACGCGCCGCCTCAGTGGGCGCACTACACCGAGCCCGCCTTCGCCGACGTCCACGGGTTGCGCACGGCCTACCGGCGGTCGGGCGCTGGACCGGCCGTCGTGTACCTGCACGGAACCGTGCCGACGCGGGTCTGGCTGCCGCTCTGCGAGCACCTGGCACAGGCCCACGACGTGGTCGCGCCGGAGCACCCGGGCTTCGGCGACACGCCGCTGCCCGCGGCGATCGAAGGCTTCGAGGACCTCGTCCTGCATTACGACGCGTTCTTCGACACCCTGGGCCTTTGGGACATCCATCTCGTCGGCCACGATCTCGGCGGCTGGATCGCCGCGAACCTGGCGATCTTCTACCCCCGTCGCTTCGCGAGTCTGACGCTGATCACGCCGTCCGGGCTCAACACGCGCGCCCGCCTGGATGTGCCCGGCACCGATCCGTTCCGGCTGACCGCGCGGGAGCGGGCTGACGCGCTGCTCAACGGGCGCGCCGACCGGTACAGCGAGTTCTTCACGCAGGAGGGCTTTCCCGAGGACGTGGTGCGCTCCTACGAGGAGGCGACGACGCTGGCGCTGCTGGCCTGGCATCCACGCTACGACCGGCGGCTCGACGACCGTCTGGCCCGGGTGGCGGCTCCGACGCTCGTGCTGGGCGCGGAGGACGACCGGCTGGTCTCCGGAGCCGTCGCGGAGCGCTACGCCGAGCTCATCCCCGGTGCCCGCCACGTGACCGTTCGCGGTGCCCACGGCGAGGAGAGCAGCCACCTGCTGCCGCTCGAGCACCCGAGGGAGGTGGCGGAGCTCGCCGCCGAGCACGTCGCCCGCAACGCCTGACGCCACGCCGAGCACGAGAGACGACCCATGCACGACATCGAGTTCCACGTCATCATCGACGGCGCCTACCCGCGGGTCCCGTACGCCGGGAACCGCAAGTCGAACTACGTCGACCTGCCCAACACCCTCTACGACCGCGCGCACGGTCAGCGGGTGCTCGAGGACCAGCTCGAGACGATCGTCGCGCTGGAGGGGCTCGGCTACGACGGCGCGGTGTTCAGCGAGCAGCACAACGGGCCGATCGGCCTGCACGGCAACTCGTTGGTCGCGGCGTCGTGGGCGGCTGCGCGCACCACGCGGCTACGGATCGGAGCGTGGGGGCCGATCCTCAACTCGTACACGACGCCGGTCAAGATGGCCGAGGAGATCGCGGTCGTCGACACCCTGTCGCGCGGACGCCTCAGCATCGCGCTGCCGATGGGCCACGGCATGCAGCACCACTCGCTCGGCTACATGAACCCGGCGACGGTGCGGCGCCGGTTCCGCGAGGGCCACGATCTGCTGATCAAGGCGATGACCGAGCCGGGCCCGTTCGAGTGGAACGGGGAGTTCTTCCAGATCCCGTACGTGAACGTCTGGCCCCAGCCGCTGCAGGAGCCGCATCCGCCGATCATCCTGCCCGGTGGCGGCTCGCAGGAGACGCTGGAGCTCGCGGCGCGTAACCGCTACACGTACCTGCCGGTCCTCAACCCGCGCCAGGGCTTCCTGCGCAACGTGCAGCGGTTCCGCGATTTGTGCGAGAACGAGGGGTACGAGCTGCAGCCCAGCCAGGTGGCGGCCTCGATCTACGTGCACGTGGCCGAGACCGACCGGCAGGCGCGCCTCGAGGCCGAGGCCCACGACCTGTGGGCGTTTCAGAACTTCTATCTCTCGGCCGAGCACGACAACTTCCCGCCCGGCTACGTCTCGCCACAGTCGCTGCGCGGCATTCTGTCGGGCGGCTACCGGTCGACCCCGATGAATGAGCTCGGCTGGGACGAGCTCGCAGCCGAGCACTGGGCGGTCGCCGGCTCGCCCGAGACCGTCGCGTCGTTCCTGCGCGAGTCGCTGGAGGAGGCGGGCGCGGGCAAGCTGCTGGTGTTCGCCAACTCCGGCGTCAAGCCGCGCTGGCTGGCGATGAAGAGCCTGACGCTGTTCGCCGAGGAGGTCATCCCGCGGCTGCGCCAGGGCGGCACGCCGCGATGGAAGACCGAGCCGCACCGTGGCTACGACACGCTCGCCGAGTTCGGGGCGCGGCGGCCGGACGACGTGCCGCGCGCGGCGGTCCGGCTCGACGGCGAGCATCTCGTCGACGCCCAGACGGCGCATATCGAGGAGTTGCGCCGGCCCCTGTCCGACCATCCCTCGTCCACGGGAGTGCACGCATGACCACGTCGGCGACCGACCCGATCACCTTCAGCGTGATCCTCAACCGCCTCAACTCGATCGCGACCGAGATGACGCTGGCGCTCGAGCACGCGGCGATGACCCCCATCCTGGCGCTGTGCCGTGACTACTCCTGCTGCATCTACGACCGCGAGGCCCGTCAGGTCGCCATGGTCGACGCGCTACCGGTCCACACGAGCTCGATGCACCTGATCATCGAGGAGATCACCCGCGTCTTCGGCGATGACCTCGGGGAGGGCGATGTCATCGCCTGTAACCACGCGTACTCGTACAACACCCACGTCGGCGATCTCGTGACGGTGTGCCCGGTGTTCCACGAGGGTCGCCACATGTTCTGGGCCGCGTCGAAGGGCCATCAGCTCGACGTCGGCGCCGCCGTTCCGGCGAGCGTGCACGAGTGGGCGCCCGACATCTGGTCGGAGGGCCTGCAGCTGCCGCCGATCAAGCTCTATCACCGCGGCGAGCCGCGGCGTGACGTAATCAACATGTACCTGACGAACGTCCGCTATCGCGACCTCCTCGAAGGCGACCTGATGGCGCAGCTCGGTTCGATCTGGACCGGCGAGCGGCGGCTCAAGGAGCTTTGCGACGAGTTCGGTTCCGACACCGTCGAGCACTATTCGCACGCCGCGCTCGACTATGCCGAGAAACGCACCCGCGCGGCGATCCGCGAGATGCCCAACGGCGTCTACGAGGCCGAAGGCTGGATGGACACCGACGGGCTCGACGCGCACGACGTGCATGTCAAGGTCCGCGTGAC from Capillimicrobium parvum encodes the following:
- a CDS encoding NAD(P)/FAD-dependent oxidoreductase → MSPAVRTPPDVSHWMARIDAAEPIRRRPALTGVVHADVCIVGAGYTGLWAAYALKQAAPDLDVVIVEAEFAGYGASGRNGGAAVAQVSGSREYWARIGGREGVVAFERALRDAVAEMGAAIAREGIDCGFVEHGSLHVARTTLELARQRAAVEADRAWGVGPEHTLLLDAGEVRDRLVVAGALGARLNRRCATLDPGRLVRGLAAAAERSGARIFEGSRVRTIAPGRAATDGGEVRARFVLQATDAYSGGLAHSRRTIVPVHTSMLVTEPLSTELWAELGWQGRESVACEHPFVHLQRTTDGRITIGGDDNRIPYRFGSRPPRDAAATDRVRRTYHEELLRAFPQLQGVRVERSWQGIFGASRDWAPSVWLDRATGLGWAGGYVGEGVAASNLAGRTLSDLVLDRRTDLVSLPWVRPFPRRRWEPEPLRTIGAAGIWAMRAIGERAEGRSGRPSRLVEVGNRIAGFTGNAG
- a CDS encoding alpha/beta fold hydrolase yields the protein MTTMPSDAPPQWAHYTEPAFADVHGLRTAYRRSGAGPAVVYLHGTVPTRVWLPLCEHLAQAHDVVAPEHPGFGDTPLPAAIEGFEDLVLHYDAFFDTLGLWDIHLVGHDLGGWIAANLAIFYPRRFASLTLITPSGLNTRARLDVPGTDPFRLTARERADALLNGRADRYSEFFTQEGFPEDVVRSYEEATTLALLAWHPRYDRRLDDRLARVAAPTLVLGAEDDRLVSGAVAERYAELIPGARHVTVRGAHGEESSHLLPLEHPREVAELAAEHVARNA
- a CDS encoding hydantoinase/oxoprolinase family protein; the encoded protein is MSWTIGVDIGGTFTDIVVVGDRGEQVQWKQDSTPHRLSEAIELGLEAVAGELGVSLRELLTGTTSFVHGSTVATNTLIERNGPRVGLVCTAGFRDALYFRDGFKPDRFNLALPRPDDFVPRYLRLGVRERVLADGSIELPLDENSVAEVARTFAHHGVESVAVALLWSHVDPAHERRVREVLAERLPGIPVMLSSEILPEIGEWTRTSATVLSAYAYPRTATYLEELASWLAANGLDGSLQVMQINGGCAEVAQALRVPVNLVHSGPAAAPAASRHIAARAGLANALTIDMGGTSFEAGIMRDGEISLSRSEMIAFQPLGVAGVEIRSIGAGGGSIAWVDDGGALRVGPQSAGASPGPAAYDQGGESPTVTDANIVLGYLSTDAFLGGRRRLRGDLARAAIETHVARPLGLGDPVVAAAGVIRVVEENMVSAIRAVTVERGIDPRSFALISGGGAGSLHAARLAAALDIPRVVIPAQAGTLSAFGMTVTDMRHDHTAALFATTRDLDTTAVGAVLTDLEERALQDLRASGFADEDVRLERTVDARYAGQIHELITPVPAGQFDDEAVRELAESFHGMHRERFTYALEAAPIELLHWRVSGIGRRAQGEAAPLAMTGGGDPAPASRGTRRAYLLEQGEFADVPVYASEALAPGAEVAGPAILDGATTTILVPAGHRLVGDGVQTYVMERV
- a CDS encoding LLM class flavin-dependent oxidoreductase; the protein is MHDIEFHVIIDGAYPRVPYAGNRKSNYVDLPNTLYDRAHGQRVLEDQLETIVALEGLGYDGAVFSEQHNGPIGLHGNSLVAASWAAARTTRLRIGAWGPILNSYTTPVKMAEEIAVVDTLSRGRLSIALPMGHGMQHHSLGYMNPATVRRRFREGHDLLIKAMTEPGPFEWNGEFFQIPYVNVWPQPLQEPHPPIILPGGGSQETLELAARNRYTYLPVLNPRQGFLRNVQRFRDLCENEGYELQPSQVAASIYVHVAETDRQARLEAEAHDLWAFQNFYLSAEHDNFPPGYVSPQSLRGILSGGYRSTPMNELGWDELAAEHWAVAGSPETVASFLRESLEEAGAGKLLVFANSGVKPRWLAMKSLTLFAEEVIPRLRQGGTPRWKTEPHRGYDTLAEFGARRPDDVPRAAVRLDGEHLVDAQTAHIEELRRPLSDHPSSTGVHA